A genomic stretch from Neomonachus schauinslandi chromosome 16, ASM220157v2, whole genome shotgun sequence includes:
- the NR1H2 gene encoding oxysterols receptor LXR-beta isoform X3 has protein sequence MSTPTTSSLDTPLPAIKEEGPELWPAGPDPDVPGSDWARSACSVVVPDPAEEPERKRKKGPAPKMLGHELCRVCGDKASGFHYNVLSCEGCKGFFRRSVVRGGARRYACRGGGTCQMDAFMRRKCQQCRLRKCKEAGMREQCVLSEEQIRKKKIRKQQQQQQSPAGPAGPSSSASGPGASPGGSDGGGPGSGEGEGVQLTAAQELMIQQLVAAQLQCNKRSFSDQPKVTPWPLGADPQSRDARQQRFAHFTELAIISVQEIVDFAKQVPGFLQLGREDQIALLKASTIEIMLLETARRYNHETECITFLKDFTYSKDDFHRAGLQVEFINPIFEFSRAMRRLGLDDAEYALLIAINIFSADRPNVQEPSRVEALQQPYVEALLSYTRIKRPQDQLRFPRMLMKLVSLRTLSSVHSEQVFALRLQDKKLPPLLSEIWDVHE, from the exons ATGTCCACCCCCACCACCAGTTCCCTGGACACCCCCTTGCCTG CTATAAAGGAGGAGGGTCCTGAACTGTGGCCTGCGGGTCCAGACCCTGATGTCCCGGGCAGTGATTGGGCCCGCTCAGCCTGCAGCGTGG TCGTTCCAGACCCTGCAGAGGAACCGGAGCGCAAGCGGAAGAAGGGCCCGGCCCCGAAGATGCTGGGTCATGAGCTGTGCCGCGTGTGCGGGGACAAGGCCTCCGGCTTCCACTACAACGTGCTCAGCTGTGAGGGCTGCAAGGGCTTCTTCCGGCGCAGTGTGGTCCGAGGCGGGGCCAGGCGCTACGCCTGCCGGGGCGGCGGAACCTGCCAGATGGACGCCTTCATGCGGCGCAAGTGCCAGCAGTGCCGGCTGCGCAAATGCAAGGAGGCGGGGATGAGGGAGCAGT GCGTCCTCTCCGAAGAACAGATCCGAAAGAAGAAGATTCgcaagcagcagcagcagcagcagtcaCCCGCGGGGCCGGCGGGCCCCAGCAGCTCAGCCTCTGGGCCCGGGGCCTCCCCTGGAGGGTCTGACGGAGGTGGCCCGGGCTCCGGGGAAGGCGAGGGTGTTCAGCTGACAGCTGCTCAGGAACTAATGATCCAGCAGTTGGTGGCCGCGCAGCTGCAGTGTAACAAGCGCTCCTTCTCTGACCAGCCCAAAGTCACG CCTTGGCCCCTGGGTGCAGACCCCCAGTCCCGCGATGCCCGCCAGCAGCGTTTCGCCCACTTCACCGAGTTAGCCATCATCTCAGTCCAGGAGATTGTGGATTTCGCCAAACAGGTGCCTGGCTTCCTGCAGCTGGGCCGCGAGGACCAAATCGCCCTCCTGAAGGCGTCTACCATTGAG atCATGCTGCTAGAGACGGCAAGACGCTACAACCACGAGACGGAGTGCATCACTTTCCTGAAGGACTTCACCTATAGCAAGGATGACTTCCACCGCGCAG gcCTGCAGGTGGAGTTCATCAACCCCATCTTCGAGTTCTCACGGGCCATGCGGCGGCTGGGCCTGGACGACGCCGAGTATGCCCTCCTCATCGCCATCAACATCTTCTCAGCTGACCGGCCCAACGTGCAGGAGCCGAGCCGCGTCGAGGCCCTGCAGCAGCCCTACGTGGAGGCCCTGCTCTCCTACACGCGCATCAAGAGGCCACAG GACCAGCTGCGCTTCCCTCGAATGCTGATGAAGCTTGTGAGCCTGCGCACGCTGAGCTCTGTGCACTCAGAGCAGGTCTTTGCCCTGCGGCTCCAAGACAAGAAGTTGCCGCCTCTGCTGTCTGAGATCTGGGACGTCCACGAGTGA
- the NR1H2 gene encoding oxysterols receptor LXR-beta isoform X2: MSTPTTSSLDTPLPGNGPPQPSAPSSSPAIKEEGPELWPAGPDPDVPGSDWARSACSVVVPDPAEEPERKRKKGPAPKMLGHELCRVCGDKASGFHYNVLSCEGCKGFFRRSVVRGGARRYACRGGGTCQMDAFMRRKCQQCRLRKCVLSEEQIRKKKIRKQQQQQQSPAGPAGPSSSASGPGASPGGSDGGGPGSGEGEGVQLTAAQELMIQQLVAAQLQCNKRSFSDQPKVTPWPLGADPQSRDARQQRFAHFTELAIISVQEIVDFAKQVPGFLQLGREDQIALLKASTIEIMLLETARRYNHETECITFLKDFTYSKDDFHRAGLQVEFINPIFEFSRAMRRLGLDDAEYALLIAINIFSADRPNVQEPSRVEALQQPYVEALLSYTRIKRPQDQLRFPRMLMKLVSLRTLSSVHSEQVFALRLQDKKLPPLLSEIWDVHE; encoded by the exons ATGTCCACCCCCACCACCAGTTCCCTGGACACCCCCTTGCCTG GAAATGGCCCGCCTCAACCCAGCGCCCCCTCTTCTTCACCAGCTATAAAGGAGGAGGGTCCTGAACTGTGGCCTGCGGGTCCAGACCCTGATGTCCCGGGCAGTGATTGGGCCCGCTCAGCCTGCAGCGTGG TCGTTCCAGACCCTGCAGAGGAACCGGAGCGCAAGCGGAAGAAGGGCCCGGCCCCGAAGATGCTGGGTCATGAGCTGTGCCGCGTGTGCGGGGACAAGGCCTCCGGCTTCCACTACAACGTGCTCAGCTGTGAGGGCTGCAAGGGCTTCTTCCGGCGCAGTGTGGTCCGAGGCGGGGCCAGGCGCTACGCCTGCCGGGGCGGCGGAACCTGCCAGATGGACGCCTTCATGCGGCGCAAGTGCCAGCAGTGCCGGCTGCGCAAAT GCGTCCTCTCCGAAGAACAGATCCGAAAGAAGAAGATTCgcaagcagcagcagcagcagcagtcaCCCGCGGGGCCGGCGGGCCCCAGCAGCTCAGCCTCTGGGCCCGGGGCCTCCCCTGGAGGGTCTGACGGAGGTGGCCCGGGCTCCGGGGAAGGCGAGGGTGTTCAGCTGACAGCTGCTCAGGAACTAATGATCCAGCAGTTGGTGGCCGCGCAGCTGCAGTGTAACAAGCGCTCCTTCTCTGACCAGCCCAAAGTCACG CCTTGGCCCCTGGGTGCAGACCCCCAGTCCCGCGATGCCCGCCAGCAGCGTTTCGCCCACTTCACCGAGTTAGCCATCATCTCAGTCCAGGAGATTGTGGATTTCGCCAAACAGGTGCCTGGCTTCCTGCAGCTGGGCCGCGAGGACCAAATCGCCCTCCTGAAGGCGTCTACCATTGAG atCATGCTGCTAGAGACGGCAAGACGCTACAACCACGAGACGGAGTGCATCACTTTCCTGAAGGACTTCACCTATAGCAAGGATGACTTCCACCGCGCAG gcCTGCAGGTGGAGTTCATCAACCCCATCTTCGAGTTCTCACGGGCCATGCGGCGGCTGGGCCTGGACGACGCCGAGTATGCCCTCCTCATCGCCATCAACATCTTCTCAGCTGACCGGCCCAACGTGCAGGAGCCGAGCCGCGTCGAGGCCCTGCAGCAGCCCTACGTGGAGGCCCTGCTCTCCTACACGCGCATCAAGAGGCCACAG GACCAGCTGCGCTTCCCTCGAATGCTGATGAAGCTTGTGAGCCTGCGCACGCTGAGCTCTGTGCACTCAGAGCAGGTCTTTGCCCTGCGGCTCCAAGACAAGAAGTTGCCGCCTCTGCTGTCTGAGATCTGGGACGTCCACGAGTGA
- the NR1H2 gene encoding oxysterols receptor LXR-beta isoform X1 → MSTPTTSSLDTPLPGNGPPQPSAPSSSPAIKEEGPELWPAGPDPDVPGSDWARSACSVVVPDPAEEPERKRKKGPAPKMLGHELCRVCGDKASGFHYNVLSCEGCKGFFRRSVVRGGARRYACRGGGTCQMDAFMRRKCQQCRLRKCKEAGMREQCVLSEEQIRKKKIRKQQQQQQSPAGPAGPSSSASGPGASPGGSDGGGPGSGEGEGVQLTAAQELMIQQLVAAQLQCNKRSFSDQPKVTPWPLGADPQSRDARQQRFAHFTELAIISVQEIVDFAKQVPGFLQLGREDQIALLKASTIEIMLLETARRYNHETECITFLKDFTYSKDDFHRAGLQVEFINPIFEFSRAMRRLGLDDAEYALLIAINIFSADRPNVQEPSRVEALQQPYVEALLSYTRIKRPQDQLRFPRMLMKLVSLRTLSSVHSEQVFALRLQDKKLPPLLSEIWDVHE, encoded by the exons ATGTCCACCCCCACCACCAGTTCCCTGGACACCCCCTTGCCTG GAAATGGCCCGCCTCAACCCAGCGCCCCCTCTTCTTCACCAGCTATAAAGGAGGAGGGTCCTGAACTGTGGCCTGCGGGTCCAGACCCTGATGTCCCGGGCAGTGATTGGGCCCGCTCAGCCTGCAGCGTGG TCGTTCCAGACCCTGCAGAGGAACCGGAGCGCAAGCGGAAGAAGGGCCCGGCCCCGAAGATGCTGGGTCATGAGCTGTGCCGCGTGTGCGGGGACAAGGCCTCCGGCTTCCACTACAACGTGCTCAGCTGTGAGGGCTGCAAGGGCTTCTTCCGGCGCAGTGTGGTCCGAGGCGGGGCCAGGCGCTACGCCTGCCGGGGCGGCGGAACCTGCCAGATGGACGCCTTCATGCGGCGCAAGTGCCAGCAGTGCCGGCTGCGCAAATGCAAGGAGGCGGGGATGAGGGAGCAGT GCGTCCTCTCCGAAGAACAGATCCGAAAGAAGAAGATTCgcaagcagcagcagcagcagcagtcaCCCGCGGGGCCGGCGGGCCCCAGCAGCTCAGCCTCTGGGCCCGGGGCCTCCCCTGGAGGGTCTGACGGAGGTGGCCCGGGCTCCGGGGAAGGCGAGGGTGTTCAGCTGACAGCTGCTCAGGAACTAATGATCCAGCAGTTGGTGGCCGCGCAGCTGCAGTGTAACAAGCGCTCCTTCTCTGACCAGCCCAAAGTCACG CCTTGGCCCCTGGGTGCAGACCCCCAGTCCCGCGATGCCCGCCAGCAGCGTTTCGCCCACTTCACCGAGTTAGCCATCATCTCAGTCCAGGAGATTGTGGATTTCGCCAAACAGGTGCCTGGCTTCCTGCAGCTGGGCCGCGAGGACCAAATCGCCCTCCTGAAGGCGTCTACCATTGAG atCATGCTGCTAGAGACGGCAAGACGCTACAACCACGAGACGGAGTGCATCACTTTCCTGAAGGACTTCACCTATAGCAAGGATGACTTCCACCGCGCAG gcCTGCAGGTGGAGTTCATCAACCCCATCTTCGAGTTCTCACGGGCCATGCGGCGGCTGGGCCTGGACGACGCCGAGTATGCCCTCCTCATCGCCATCAACATCTTCTCAGCTGACCGGCCCAACGTGCAGGAGCCGAGCCGCGTCGAGGCCCTGCAGCAGCCCTACGTGGAGGCCCTGCTCTCCTACACGCGCATCAAGAGGCCACAG GACCAGCTGCGCTTCCCTCGAATGCTGATGAAGCTTGTGAGCCTGCGCACGCTGAGCTCTGTGCACTCAGAGCAGGTCTTTGCCCTGCGGCTCCAAGACAAGAAGTTGCCGCCTCTGCTGTCTGAGATCTGGGACGTCCACGAGTGA